The Candidatus Zixiibacteriota bacterium genome has a window encoding:
- a CDS encoding thiamine pyrophosphate-binding protein, with the protein MTKKRFGAQIICATLEELGVSTLFCMAGTQSLPLLEALRTSGLRTIQATNELAASFMANGYFRASGKVGVLTTIPGPGFTYAISGLAEARMDSSALLYIAIKSLDDTTDKFQSQHLDQKAIAAHLAKSVIEITTIDTLRESLQTAYALSLSGEPGPVMVEIDAQLFSQSFPFSHLDTIEETFLSIDNDAVDGLTKALSASRKTIIFAGQGCANASLALLELAELLQAPVLMTSSGRGVISENHWLSLGYDCSSGATKTINRLLDECDLILALGCKFSHNGTGGFSLEIPPEKLVHIDASAKVLGAHYPASLYVQADIPTLLPKLLSKLNNFVIAPSGWTNSQIAACKAEIEDEQISTMKHAPLLFNITPNKTQDFFLALNRLLPDDAILVTDSGLHQNLARTFFSVRSARGLVIPSDFQSMGFGLPAALGAKLAAPHRQVVLVLGDGGLVMSAMELITAVRERISITVIVFNDSSLGIIRMQQIEQYGSEFATANDGCNFRQLAESMGVSYMKLEGKLESNLRSALANPGVTMLEVPLVDSPHLAGVGRKALAMQTIKNVLGPNILHRIKSALRR; encoded by the coding sequence ATGACAAAAAAGCGCTTTGGCGCGCAGATAATTTGCGCGACCCTCGAAGAGTTAGGCGTTTCCACTCTCTTTTGCATGGCCGGAACACAAAGCTTGCCTCTCCTCGAAGCTCTGCGAACCTCAGGTCTGAGAACCATCCAGGCTACAAATGAGCTCGCGGCCTCTTTCATGGCCAATGGCTATTTTCGCGCTTCGGGAAAAGTAGGTGTGCTCACAACAATCCCTGGACCCGGATTCACCTATGCCATCAGCGGTTTGGCCGAAGCCAGAATGGATTCTTCCGCCTTGCTCTATATTGCAATCAAATCCCTCGATGACACGACAGACAAATTCCAGAGCCAACATCTCGATCAAAAAGCCATCGCCGCACATCTGGCCAAATCTGTTATCGAAATTACAACGATCGACACCTTGCGCGAATCGCTTCAGACCGCTTACGCCCTTTCTCTATCAGGCGAGCCGGGACCGGTGATGGTCGAAATTGACGCACAGCTCTTTTCACAATCATTCCCGTTTTCTCATCTTGACACAATCGAAGAAACATTCTTGTCAATCGACAACGATGCCGTTGATGGTCTGACTAAAGCATTGAGCGCAAGCCGCAAGACGATAATCTTTGCCGGACAAGGGTGCGCCAATGCCTCACTGGCGCTGCTGGAACTTGCTGAGCTTCTCCAAGCCCCGGTTCTCATGACCTCATCGGGTCGCGGGGTGATCTCAGAAAATCACTGGCTATCGCTTGGCTATGACTGTTCCTCTGGAGCCACCAAAACCATTAATCGACTTTTGGACGAATGCGATCTGATTCTCGCCCTTGGATGTAAATTCAGTCACAACGGAACCGGCGGCTTCTCACTTGAGATTCCCCCGGAAAAGCTTGTGCATATCGATGCTTCAGCCAAAGTTTTAGGCGCGCATTATCCCGCCAGCCTCTACGTTCAGGCGGATATCCCCACCCTGCTCCCGAAACTTCTTTCCAAACTCAACAACTTTGTTATTGCTCCGTCAGGATGGACGAATAGTCAAATTGCGGCCTGTAAAGCGGAAATCGAAGACGAGCAAATCTCGACAATGAAACATGCCCCACTGCTTTTTAACATAACGCCAAATAAGACGCAGGATTTTTTTCTCGCCCTCAACCGCCTCTTACCTGACGATGCCATTTTAGTTACAGACTCGGGACTGCATCAGAATTTAGCTCGAACTTTTTTCTCGGTGCGTTCTGCGCGCGGGTTAGTGATACCATCGGACTTCCAATCCATGGGCTTTGGCCTCCCCGCCGCCCTCGGAGCCAAGCTGGCCGCTCCGCACCGTCAGGTCGTACTTGTTCTTGGCGATGGCGGACTGGTCATGTCGGCAATGGAACTCATTACCGCCGTACGGGAGAGAATATCAATAACTGTTATTGTTTTCAATGACAGCAGCCTTGGAATTATCCGAATGCAGCAGATTGAACAGTACGGAAGTGAATTTGCCACAGCAAACGACGGCTGTAATTTCAGACAATTAGCCGAATCGATGGGCGTGTCATATATGAAGCTCGAAGGAAAGTTGGAATCCAATCTTCGTTCCGCTCTCGCGAATCCGGGTGTTACAATGCTCGAAGTCCCGCTTGTGGATTCTCCGCATCTGGCTGGAGTCGGCCGCAAAGCCCTCGCAATGCAAACAATAAAAAATGTCCTCGGCCCGAACATTCTTCATCGAATCAAATCAGCCCTCAGACGATAA
- a CDS encoding polysaccharide deacetylase family protein — translation MVKRLVKNILFFGGYYALHKVIRGTNEKRLLILMYHDFYNGTKNEIFSRLSLECPSKKQFAAHLRVIKRYYRVITVEDAMREIDHEGGLREDSVAITIDDGYASAYTVAYPLLKEYQIPATIYLMTDWINDLSRPWWLTLAELCAESDFRGVQPQELLEIFEFDRSLVCPARTNTPNWRKWFFRVAEQYLRMKESSQCRTILSKLGSLVSKSPPDTCSLRPSLSWVQVQEMRAGGITFGAHTASHPNLSHSTPDEAETEIVKSKEDIENRIDQPVRGFAYPYGVDLMAYKGLYSLLAKHQFSYAVTAAHGNNTPDAHRYLLRRVTLSNSTSTAILGRELCLDLLATNHEPAERAEVI, via the coding sequence TTGGTAAAGCGTCTTGTGAAAAATATTCTGTTTTTTGGAGGGTACTATGCCCTCCACAAGGTAATCCGTGGGACAAACGAGAAGCGATTACTTATTCTTATGTATCATGATTTTTACAACGGGACAAAGAATGAAATTTTCTCCCGGCTGAGCCTTGAGTGCCCTTCAAAAAAGCAATTTGCAGCCCATTTGCGAGTGATCAAGCGCTATTATCGCGTGATAACGGTTGAGGACGCCATGAGGGAAATTGATCACGAGGGGGGGCTTAGAGAAGATTCGGTTGCGATAACCATAGATGACGGCTATGCGTCGGCCTATACCGTTGCCTATCCGTTACTCAAAGAATACCAGATTCCGGCCACAATATACCTCATGACGGACTGGATCAATGATCTTTCAAGACCCTGGTGGTTAACACTGGCCGAATTGTGCGCCGAGTCTGATTTCAGGGGTGTTCAGCCACAAGAATTGTTGGAAATCTTTGAGTTTGACAGAAGTTTGGTATGCCCTGCCCGAACAAATACCCCGAACTGGAGAAAATGGTTTTTTAGAGTAGCAGAGCAGTATCTGAGAATGAAAGAAAGCAGCCAATGTCGAACCATTTTATCGAAATTAGGGTCATTGGTATCAAAATCGCCTCCAGATACCTGCTCTCTGAGACCTTCGCTTTCATGGGTCCAGGTACAGGAAATGAGAGCGGGAGGAATAACATTTGGTGCGCATACTGCCTCCCACCCCAACCTCAGCCACTCTACTCCGGACGAGGCTGAGACAGAGATAGTGAAATCAAAAGAGGACATAGAAAATCGCATTGACCAGCCCGTCAGGGGTTTTGCCTATCCGTACGGGGTTGACCTCATGGCGTACAAAGGGCTGTATTCTCTGCTTGCCAAGCATCAGTTCAGTTACGCAGTCACAGCTGCCCATGGCAATAACACCCCGGATGCGCACCGCTATTTGCTTCGGCGAGTTACATTATCAAATTCCACCTCAACCGCGATTCTTGGCCGCGAGCTGTGTCTTGATCTTCTGGCGACTAATCATGAACCGGCGGAAAGAGCCGAGGTCATATAA
- a CDS encoding MOP flippase family protein — protein sequence MNTSSKGDMTKPPDLSEYHSSITDELKSKEIFSGLRWTGAGQVTTEGVRMLVSIVLANLLSPGDFGLLSMASVATSFIMIFQYLGTSAVIIRQKMLSRALVNSLFILNVLFSLVLSLGLIFAAPLLASIYGEPTLIPIIQVMGLSFVITVAGTIPGSLLNRDMRFDLVAQAAFIGALVQGVIAIVMAYMGYEVWALVISNVISTAATSVFMWKVSGWQPNFTFTWSEVKQVAAFCLNMTGFHLIEYFSRDSDKFIIGKWLGEASLGYYTMAYRFCLYPPMSISPIINRVLFPTFSRVQDDNQQAQNIFLRAVGGIAFITLPMIVGLMVIATPFVHVVLGEKWLPAVSIIIWLSPVGIFNAIVTPATYVILSKGRTSWLFKFSIVSGIATITALAIGLQWGIIGISIAYSLVTIPLTGARFVMAFRLIELKTLGLIKALAPYSVCTFAMAVAIYGARLALRLVEVAPLIEILVVVPFGILVYTGLILVWRPPALKDFLSVLPTKARAYGYKILKALRVQV from the coding sequence ATGAACACCAGTTCCAAAGGGGATATGACGAAGCCACCTGATTTGTCTGAATATCATTCATCGATCACCGATGAGCTAAAGAGTAAAGAAATTTTCTCGGGGTTGAGATGGACCGGAGCCGGGCAAGTCACGACTGAGGGTGTGCGTATGCTTGTTTCCATCGTACTGGCAAATCTGCTCTCCCCTGGTGATTTTGGTCTGCTCTCAATGGCTTCTGTGGCTACAAGTTTTATCATGATATTCCAATACCTTGGGACATCGGCCGTCATAATTCGGCAGAAGATGCTCTCTCGCGCATTAGTTAACTCGCTCTTTATCCTCAATGTTCTGTTTTCTCTCGTGCTTTCCCTCGGTTTGATTTTTGCGGCCCCATTACTGGCGTCGATATACGGTGAGCCGACGTTGATACCAATTATCCAGGTAATGGGTCTATCATTTGTAATTACCGTCGCTGGAACTATCCCTGGCTCTTTGCTCAACCGGGATATGCGCTTTGACCTGGTTGCCCAAGCCGCGTTTATTGGGGCGTTGGTTCAGGGAGTCATTGCCATTGTTATGGCGTATATGGGCTATGAGGTCTGGGCATTGGTCATTTCAAATGTTATAAGCACAGCCGCGACATCGGTTTTTATGTGGAAAGTGTCGGGATGGCAACCCAATTTTACATTCACATGGTCAGAAGTTAAACAGGTTGCGGCTTTCTGCCTCAATATGACGGGGTTTCATCTTATAGAATATTTTTCCCGCGACTCGGATAAGTTTATAATTGGAAAATGGCTTGGAGAAGCAAGCCTTGGGTATTACACAATGGCCTATAGATTCTGTCTCTATCCACCCATGTCAATCTCGCCAATCATCAACCGTGTTCTCTTTCCTACCTTTTCGCGCGTGCAGGATGACAATCAACAAGCGCAAAATATTTTTCTGCGAGCTGTGGGCGGGATAGCATTTATTACACTGCCGATGATTGTTGGATTGATGGTGATTGCGACGCCGTTCGTCCATGTTGTTTTGGGAGAGAAATGGCTTCCCGCAGTGTCTATCATCATCTGGTTATCGCCGGTAGGGATATTTAATGCGATTGTTACTCCAGCAACGTACGTCATACTCTCAAAAGGGCGGACTTCGTGGCTGTTTAAATTTTCTATAGTGTCCGGGATTGCGACAATCACCGCCCTGGCGATTGGATTACAGTGGGGAATAATCGGAATCTCGATTGCCTATTCATTAGTCACCATTCCTCTGACCGGGGCTCGATTTGTTATGGCTTTTCGCCTGATAGAGTTAAAGACCCTGGGGCTTATAAAGGCTCTTGCGCCGTACAGTGTCTGCACTTTTGCGATGGCTGTGGCAATCTATGGCGCCCGACTGGCGCTCAGACTGGTGGAGGTTGCGCCACTTATAGAAATTCTGGTTGTGGTCCCCTTCGGGATTCTTGTATATACCGGATTGATACTTGTTTGGCGTCCGCCGGCATTAAAAGATTTCCTCTCTGTTCTCCCAACCAAAGCAAGAGCATACGGGTACAAAATCTTGAAGGCTCTTCGAGTTCAGGTTTAG
- a CDS encoding glycosyltransferase family 2 protein, translating into MSDREYADSENKGKEFSSMSSSMSDQPDAGVMLPVVSIALPVFNGVPFIGEAIESILSQSFKDFELIITDNASTDGTDAVCLAYAEKDSRVRYSRNEQNIGSVNNYICAFEKVRGKYFKFATANDVCAPELLERCIEVLESQPDVVLVYGRTKLMDEQGIIFQEYDDRLDLRDSSSSERFIKFMLNVRLANALAGLIRIDQLRQTRFLGNHIASDITLMGELALRGKYFELPEFLFFRRVGKQSSTLNKSLEELKKFYDPLSKKRIALIYWRLNWEHFHSVARVSMDSKEKLKLFFFLTKHVFWDRQKLATELLTVLKQM; encoded by the coding sequence ATGTCCGATCGTGAATATGCTGATAGCGAGAATAAGGGAAAAGAATTCTCTTCGATGAGTTCTTCAATGTCCGATCAACCTGATGCAGGAGTGATGCTGCCCGTAGTCAGTATTGCGCTCCCTGTTTTCAATGGCGTGCCCTTTATCGGCGAAGCCATCGAGTCGATTCTCTCTCAATCATTCAAAGATTTCGAACTTATCATTACAGACAATGCTTCAACCGATGGGACAGATGCCGTTTGCCTGGCCTATGCAGAAAAGGACTCTCGCGTACGGTATTCTCGCAACGAACAAAATATCGGTTCGGTCAATAATTATATTTGTGCCTTTGAAAAGGTGCGCGGGAAATATTTCAAATTTGCCACGGCAAACGATGTCTGCGCTCCGGAACTTCTCGAGCGTTGTATCGAGGTTTTGGAAAGCCAGCCCGATGTTGTGCTCGTCTACGGTAGGACAAAACTGATGGACGAGCAGGGAATTATCTTTCAGGAATATGATGACCGGCTTGACCTTCGCGATTCCTCATCCAGCGAGCGCTTTATAAAATTCATGCTGAATGTCCGACTGGCAAATGCCCTGGCCGGACTTATCCGGATCGATCAACTCAGACAAACCCGATTTTTGGGAAATCATATTGCTTCCGATATAACGCTTATGGGTGAACTGGCTCTGCGAGGAAAATATTTTGAATTGCCGGAGTTCTTATTTTTCCGGCGGGTGGGGAAACAGTCTTCCACGCTTAATAAAAGTCTGGAAGAATTAAAAAAGTTTTACGATCCCCTTTCCAAAAAGCGTATCGCGCTTATTTATTGGCGGCTCAATTGGGAGCACTTTCACTCAGTCGCTCGGGTGTCCATGGATTCCAAGGAGAAGCTTAAACTCTTTTTCTTTTTGACCAAACATGTGTTCTGGGACAGACAAAAGCTGGCGACGGAACTCCTGACAGTTCTCAAGCAGATGTGA
- a CDS encoding SDR family oxidoreductase: protein MKVLVTGHKGYIGSAMVPMLIKAGHTVVGMDSDFYRRCTFSDGIVDVPSITRDIRDAQVEDFDGVDAVIHLAALSNDPLGDLNPDITYDINHLGTLRLATMAKEAGVGRFLFSSSCSNYGASDDRLLDESAAFNPVTPYGISKVRAELDLRRLAGETFSPVFMRSATAYGVSPRLRFDIVLNNLTAWAVASGKIHIKSDGSPWRPIVHIEDISRGFIAALHAPRDVVHNQAFNVGRSDENYRISEIAQIVKETVPDCEVEFAKDAGPDSRNYRVDATKIAKLMPEFRPQWTARAGAKQLYDAFKSIQLTVDDFEGPTYKRIDQIKSLMSDGHLDASLRWSQPEGIKVTAAAHT from the coding sequence ATGAAAGTTCTTGTTACTGGACATAAGGGATATATCGGCTCGGCAATGGTTCCAATGCTCATTAAAGCGGGACACACAGTCGTTGGTATGGACAGCGATTTTTATCGCCGTTGCACTTTCAGCGATGGGATAGTTGATGTTCCATCGATCACCCGAGATATTCGCGATGCTCAGGTAGAGGATTTTGACGGTGTTGATGCTGTTATCCATTTGGCCGCGCTATCGAATGATCCGCTCGGAGACCTCAACCCTGATATTACCTATGATATAAATCACCTCGGTACGCTTCGTTTGGCCACTATGGCCAAGGAAGCCGGAGTGGGACGCTTTCTTTTCTCATCATCGTGCAGCAACTATGGGGCATCGGATGACCGTCTGTTGGATGAATCGGCGGCATTTAATCCGGTCACGCCCTATGGTATTTCGAAAGTCAGAGCGGAACTTGACCTGCGACGGCTGGCCGGCGAAACATTTAGTCCGGTATTCATGAGAAGCGCGACTGCCTATGGTGTTTCACCGCGGCTTCGTTTTGACATTGTGCTCAATAATCTGACGGCATGGGCGGTTGCATCAGGCAAAATTCATATCAAGAGCGATGGCAGCCCTTGGAGGCCGATTGTTCATATTGAAGATATATCCCGCGGATTTATAGCCGCGCTGCATGCGCCCCGCGATGTCGTTCACAATCAGGCTTTTAATGTCGGCCGCTCGGATGAGAATTACCGCATTTCTGAAATCGCTCAAATTGTCAAAGAAACGGTGCCGGATTGCGAAGTGGAATTTGCAAAGGACGCCGGACCGGACAGCCGCAACTATAGGGTGGACGCCACAAAAATTGCAAAGCTTATGCCGGAGTTTCGTCCGCAATGGACAGCCCGCGCCGGAGCCAAACAACTCTATGACGCCTTCAAATCGATTCAGCTGACAGTCGATGATTTTGAGGGGCCGACATATAAACGTATCGATCAAATTAAATCATTGATGAGCGATGGCCACCTCGATGCCTCGCTTCGCTGGAGCCAGCCCGAGGGAATAAAAGTCACCGCCGCGGCTCACACATAG
- a CDS encoding class I SAM-dependent methyltransferase gives MNCRFCAAPLRHTFVDLGMSPLCESYVKAEDLNKQELFYPLHAYVCEKCFLVQLDDYVPREHIFTEYAYFSSYAESWVQHAKTYVEMITKRLGLTTSSHVVELASNDGYLLQHFLPLGIPILGIEPAANVAKAAVERGVDTRVLFFGEQTAKALAQEGLHADLILGNNVFAQVPDLNDFVRGIKILLKPQGVLTMEFPHLMRLMEENQFDTIYHEHFSYFSLITVDKILATHGLRLFDVEELSTHGGSLRIYACHTDDSSKAVEYRVTQLLGREEMAGFMTMNCYSIFAEQVKETKRRLLEFLITAKREGKTIAGYGAPGKGNTLLNFCGIRTDFIDFTVDRNPYKQGKFLPGTHIPILHPDKIKESRPNYLFILPWNFKDEIMKQNAFIREWGGKFVIPIPSVTVY, from the coding sequence ATGAATTGCCGCTTCTGCGCGGCTCCGCTCCGTCATACGTTTGTTGATCTGGGTATGTCGCCGTTGTGCGAAAGCTATGTCAAAGCAGAGGACCTCAATAAGCAGGAATTGTTTTATCCCCTCCATGCTTACGTCTGTGAAAAATGTTTTCTGGTTCAACTCGATGACTATGTCCCGCGTGAACATATCTTTACCGAATATGCCTATTTTTCATCGTATGCCGAAAGCTGGGTGCAGCATGCCAAGACGTATGTCGAGATGATAACCAAACGGCTTGGATTGACCACATCAAGTCATGTTGTGGAACTTGCAAGCAACGACGGTTATCTGTTACAGCACTTTCTCCCACTGGGCATTCCTATTTTGGGGATAGAGCCGGCTGCCAACGTTGCCAAAGCCGCCGTCGAGCGGGGTGTGGATACCAGAGTTCTCTTTTTCGGCGAACAGACTGCGAAGGCACTAGCACAAGAAGGGCTTCATGCCGATCTGATTTTAGGCAACAATGTTTTTGCCCAGGTGCCGGACCTCAATGATTTTGTCCGAGGCATAAAGATTTTGCTCAAACCCCAGGGCGTGCTGACGATGGAATTTCCGCACCTGATGCGTCTGATGGAAGAGAATCAATTTGACACGATCTATCATGAACATTTCTCATATTTTTCACTTATCACCGTCGATAAAATTCTGGCAACCCACGGACTGCGATTGTTTGATGTCGAAGAGCTTTCCACACATGGCGGTTCACTGCGCATCTATGCCTGTCATACCGACGATTCCAGCAAGGCTGTCGAATATCGAGTAACGCAATTGTTAGGGCGTGAAGAGATGGCCGGTTTTATGACCATGAACTGCTATTCGATTTTTGCCGAACAGGTTAAAGAGACAAAGAGGAGACTTCTTGAGTTTCTTATTACGGCGAAACGCGAAGGGAAAACGATTGCAGGTTATGGAGCGCCCGGCAAGGGGAATACACTGCTGAATTTTTGCGGAATCCGGACAGATTTTATTGATTTTACCGTGGACCGCAATCCCTATAAGCAGGGGAAGTTTCTGCCGGGGACGCATATTCCCATACTTCATCCTGACAAAATTAAGGAGAGCCGCCCGAATTATCTGTTTATTCTGCCTTGGAATTTCAAGGATGAGATTATGAAGCAGAATGCCTTTATCAGAGAGTGGGGCGGTAAATTTGTTATACCAATTCCGAGTGTCACGGTATATTAG
- the rfbC gene encoding dTDP-4-dehydrorhamnose 3,5-epimerase, with protein MNFTQTKLAGAYVVTLELRADERGFFARVWCTNEFKDNGLNPNLVQSSISFNAKRGTLRGMHWQNEPFAEAKIVRCTMGSIFDVIIDLRENSPTYKEHFGINLTSENRTMLYIPVGFAHGFFTLSDNTELQYQMSEFYHPECQRGLRWNDPAFAITWPETVNIISERDNSYPDFDR; from the coding sequence ATGAACTTTACACAGACTAAGCTGGCCGGGGCATATGTGGTCACTCTCGAACTTCGAGCGGACGAACGCGGCTTTTTCGCTCGTGTCTGGTGCACCAATGAATTCAAAGATAATGGCCTGAATCCGAATTTGGTTCAGAGCAGTATTTCATTCAATGCCAAACGAGGCACTTTGCGGGGGATGCACTGGCAGAACGAACCATTCGCCGAGGCGAAAATTGTCAGGTGTACGATGGGTTCGATTTTTGATGTCATCATCGACTTGAGAGAAAACTCGCCGACATATAAAGAACATTTTGGAATAAATCTTACTTCCGAAAACAGGACGATGTTGTATATTCCGGTTGGATTTGCGCATGGATTTTTCACCTTATCGGATAACACGGAATTGCAGTATCAGATGTCGGAGTTTTATCATCCGGAATGCCAGCGTGGTCTGAGATGGAATGATCCGGCCTTTGCCATTACATGGCCTGAGACAGTTAACATTATATCAGAACGGGACAATAGTTATCCTGATTTCGATCGTTAG
- a CDS encoding DUF4910 domain-containing protein — MHALIKELYPICRSITGNGVRESLNILKGRIPIEIHEIPTGQQVFDWTVPLEWNIRDAYIKAPDGNKIVDFKINNLHVVSYSIPVNKIISLAELKKHCHTLPNKPNAIPYRTSYYQPTWGFCLPHRQLELLSEGDYEVVIDSTLEPGHLTFGELFIQGDSDEEALFSAHICHPSLCNDNLSGLALLTELAGIISKRHSRRYSCRFLFAPGTIGAITWLALRKEHTKKIKHGLVVACVGDNGKMHYKKSRQGKAEIDRAVMHTLSHSGQQYEVHDFSPYGYDERQYCSPGFNLAVGSLTRTPHGRYPEYHTSDDNPGFVTAEALADSLDKYIEVIDLLESNYTYLNTNPFCEPQLGKRGLYRSMGGLTEAKTEELAMLWVLNLSDGCHSLLDIAERSNLPYQLIRGVADRLIEHGLLTKKIDKSAD, encoded by the coding sequence ATGCACGCTCTGATAAAAGAACTGTATCCCATTTGCAGAAGCATCACTGGCAATGGGGTAAGAGAAAGCCTGAATATTCTCAAAGGCCGAATTCCGATTGAAATTCATGAGATCCCAACCGGTCAGCAGGTTTTCGATTGGACGGTGCCGCTTGAATGGAATATCCGCGATGCCTATATCAAAGCGCCGGACGGAAATAAGATAGTCGATTTCAAAATTAACAACCTTCATGTAGTAAGCTACAGCATACCGGTCAATAAAATCATTTCTCTCGCTGAATTAAAAAAGCACTGCCATACTCTGCCAAACAAGCCGAATGCGATACCATACCGGACATCGTATTACCAGCCAACCTGGGGTTTCTGTCTTCCACATAGACAGCTTGAGTTATTGTCCGAAGGAGACTACGAAGTGGTCATTGATTCGACACTTGAGCCGGGACATCTTACATTTGGCGAGTTGTTTATCCAAGGGGATTCAGACGAGGAAGCGCTCTTCTCCGCACATATTTGCCATCCTTCGCTGTGCAACGATAATCTTTCGGGTCTCGCTCTTCTGACTGAATTGGCTGGTATAATCAGCAAAAGACACAGTCGGCGGTATTCATGTCGGTTTCTCTTTGCTCCGGGCACCATCGGGGCAATTACCTGGCTTGCACTTCGAAAAGAGCACACAAAAAAAATCAAACATGGGTTGGTTGTTGCATGTGTGGGGGATAACGGGAAAATGCATTACAAGAAAAGCCGTCAGGGTAAGGCCGAAATAGATCGCGCAGTCATGCATACGCTCAGTCACAGCGGTCAGCAGTATGAGGTACATGATTTTTCGCCCTATGGGTATGACGAACGGCAATATTGTTCGCCCGGATTCAATCTCGCGGTAGGTTCATTGACTCGGACACCGCATGGACGCTATCCGGAGTACCATACATCGGATGATAATCCTGGATTTGTTACAGCCGAAGCTCTTGCCGATTCTCTCGACAAGTATATTGAAGTTATTGATCTACTTGAGAGCAACTATACCTATCTCAATACCAATCCATTCTGCGAACCGCAATTGGGTAAACGGGGTCTGTATCGATCTATGGGCGGTCTGACCGAGGCCAAAACCGAGGAGCTTGCTATGCTCTGGGTGCTTAACCTATCCGATGGCTGTCATTCGCTTTTGGATATTGCCGAAAGGTCGAATTTGCCGTATCAGCTAATTCGAGGCGTTGCCGATAGATTGATAGAACATGGACTGCTCACAAAAAAAATAGACAAATCTGCCGATTGA
- a CDS encoding glutamate-1-semialdehyde 2,1-aminomutase, translated as MSKPELQINLPAINSDKLCFDASLGLQEKFHWLIPGGGHTYAKADDQYPVDSPIYLTKGLGCHVWDADGNEYIEYGMGLRTVTLGHAYPSVIEAAHRQMQLGSNFSRPGTIELQCAEKALSLFEGAEMIKFSKNGSDVTTGAVKLSRAYTGRDMVAVCADHPFFATNDWFIGSTPMNSGIPQSVRDLTHSFRYNDPESLEKLFALYPGKIACVILEAETTTPPQNNFLQVVQRLCQKNGAVFILDEIITGFRWSLGGAQKVYGIQPDLSTWGKGMGNGFAIAALTGKREIMDLGGIGHDKERVFLLSTTHGAEHTALAAALEVFRVYETENVIDHLHGVGTRLTAGINAIIRELKLDGCFEVIGKPSNLTYATRDEQKRPSQAFRTLFLQETIARGILAPSLVVSFSHTDEIIDKTLERMGDALFVYKKALDEGIEKYLHGRPVKPVFRKHN; from the coding sequence ATGTCAAAACCGGAACTTCAGATTAATCTTCCTGCCATCAATTCAGATAAACTCTGTTTCGACGCGTCATTGGGGTTGCAGGAAAAATTTCACTGGCTCATACCCGGCGGAGGGCATACCTATGCCAAAGCTGACGATCAGTATCCAGTCGACTCTCCAATCTATCTGACAAAGGGTCTGGGCTGTCATGTCTGGGACGCCGATGGCAACGAATACATCGAATATGGGATGGGACTGAGAACTGTCACACTTGGCCACGCGTATCCATCCGTAATCGAAGCGGCACACCGCCAGATGCAGTTGGGAAGTAACTTTTCGCGCCCGGGGACAATCGAACTTCAGTGCGCCGAAAAGGCTTTGTCGCTCTTTGAGGGCGCGGAAATGATTAAGTTTTCCAAGAATGGCTCCGATGTGACCACCGGGGCTGTTAAGCTCTCCCGTGCCTATACCGGCAGGGACATGGTTGCCGTCTGCGCGGATCATCCATTCTTTGCTACCAACGATTGGTTTATTGGCAGTACTCCGATGAATTCGGGAATACCACAGTCGGTAAGGGACCTGACGCACTCTTTCAGGTACAATGATCCTGAGTCACTGGAGAAGCTGTTCGCGCTTTATCCGGGGAAGATTGCCTGTGTTATACTCGAAGCCGAAACGACAACACCGCCTCAGAATAATTTCCTCCAGGTCGTTCAGCGCCTCTGCCAGAAAAACGGGGCTGTTTTTATTCTTGATGAGATAATAACCGGCTTTCGCTGGTCTTTAGGCGGCGCACAAAAAGTCTATGGTATTCAGCCTGATTTGTCTACATGGGGTAAAGGGATGGGGAACGGTTTTGCCATTGCGGCTTTGACTGGCAAGCGGGAAATTATGGATTTGGGTGGAATCGGCCATGATAAAGAGCGGGTTTTTCTCCTTTCAACAACCCATGGGGCCGAACACACCGCCCTCGCGGCGGCCTTGGAAGTCTTCCGAGTATACGAAACCGAGAATGTTATTGACCATCTCCATGGAGTCGGAACGCGGCTTACAGCCGGTATCAATGCAATCATTAGAGAACTGAAACTGGATGGTTGTTTTGAAGTCATAGGCAAGCCATCGAATCTCACTTATGCCACCAGAGATGAACAGAAACGGCCTTCGCAGGCATTTCGGACTCTTTTTTTGCAGGAGACGATTGCCCGGGGTATTCTGGCGCCTTCGCTGGTTGTCAGTTTTTCCCATACCGACGAGATTATTGATAAGACCCTTGAGCGAATGGGGGACGCGCTATTTGTGTATAAAAAGGCGCTCGACGAGGGAATCGAGAAGTATTTGCATGGCCGGCCGGTGAAACCTGTTTTCCGCAAGCACAATTGA